In Planctomycetia bacterium, a single window of DNA contains:
- a CDS encoding extracellular solute-binding protein, whose amino-acid sequence MNIPVVLKPQAGLGTRLAVALGIGAATLLGSIGSHVAFAQTAAAPVEIVYATFLDPNNQNDPRAAAQMKAIAAFEKANPGIKVKVQVDSTQQATLRALRSRSATPDLFRVANFSLPEFVATNSMVPMDDLLKRDNVSQSDFLIPLAAGAINGKIYGMQQDYRIPVLLYRKKLLQQVDQKPPATWDDVCVVGGKLSALPNIVGYAVPVGTSGGLGGAQPLAENLFSSMVSEDGGKYFADNNREFVAPKAQVIRSLQTIKDLYGKCKATPMTSVQFGYTEVHDGLRAGTVAMATFGLFRFRAIESGGAGEDLGWAPPPAYGKQVTYGFMVSINSNTANREAAWQFAKFMGSPEGQAITAEGGEVVARTSVYNNPYFATPAGLRQKEWSQLVKERGQMVNYSLLTTTFNQILGDAVQRMLLRNGTPEEAYAEIDTKYKEALAKSP is encoded by the coding sequence GCCTCGCCGTGGCACTGGGCATCGGTGCCGCAACCCTGCTCGGATCCATTGGCAGTCACGTGGCGTTCGCCCAAACGGCGGCGGCACCCGTCGAGATCGTCTACGCGACGTTCCTCGACCCCAACAACCAAAACGATCCGCGCGCGGCGGCGCAGATGAAGGCGATCGCGGCGTTCGAGAAGGCCAATCCGGGGATCAAGGTCAAGGTGCAGGTCGACTCGACGCAGCAGGCGACGCTGCGCGCGCTGCGGAGCCGATCGGCGACACCTGACCTCTTCCGGGTCGCGAATTTTTCGTTGCCGGAGTTCGTTGCGACCAACAGCATGGTCCCGATGGATGACCTGCTGAAGCGCGACAACGTCAGCCAGTCCGATTTCCTGATTCCGCTGGCGGCCGGCGCCATCAACGGCAAGATCTACGGGATGCAGCAGGACTACCGGATTCCGGTGCTGCTCTATCGGAAGAAACTGCTGCAGCAGGTGGACCAAAAGCCGCCGGCGACATGGGACGACGTCTGTGTAGTGGGCGGCAAGCTCAGCGCTCTGCCCAACATCGTCGGCTACGCGGTTCCGGTCGGGACCAGCGGGGGCTTGGGCGGCGCGCAGCCGCTGGCCGAGAATCTGTTCAGCTCGATGGTCTCCGAGGACGGCGGCAAGTATTTCGCTGACAACAATCGCGAGTTCGTCGCCCCCAAGGCGCAGGTGATCAGGTCGCTGCAGACGATCAAGGACCTGTACGGCAAGTGCAAGGCGACGCCGATGACGAGCGTGCAATTCGGCTACACCGAGGTGCACGACGGCCTGCGCGCCGGCACTGTCGCGATGGCGACCTTCGGCCTCTTTCGCTTCCGCGCGATCGAAAGCGGCGGCGCGGGCGAGGATCTTGGCTGGGCACCGCCGCCTGCGTACGGCAAGCAGGTCACGTACGGCTTCATGGTGTCGATCAACTCCAACACGGCGAATCGGGAGGCGGCGTGGCAGTTCGCGAAGTTCATGGGCAGCCCGGAAGGCCAGGCGATCACCGCGGAAGGCGGCGAAGTCGTCGCCCGCACGTCGGTTTACAACAATCCGTACTTCGCGACCCCCGCGGGCCTGCGGCAGAAGGAGTGGTCCCAACTCGTGAAGGAACGCGGGCAAATGGTGAACTACTCGCTCCTGACCACGACGTTCAACCAGATCCTCGGCGACGCCGTGCAGCGCATGCTGCTGCGAAACGGCACGCCCGAAGAGGCGTACGCCGAGATCGACACGAAGTACAAGGAAGCGCTCGCCAAGTCGCCCTGA